A section of the Saccharomyces paradoxus strain CBS432 chromosome XII sequence genome encodes:
- the REH1 gene encoding Reh1p (Cytoplasmic 60S subunit biogenesis factor~similar to YLR387C), which translates to MSSAFFTCNCCVIQFKTSDLQRYHMKTEWHRYNLKRRIASLPPIGAEQFAEKLQISEKEQTENQVDEFGFPVLKPIVMNQSNHHNKALLTKQKKPIKSKRGRKVGANLLKRSDRDSAKEKQNRSVSPSGSISSQLSNLTVGTENTNTDYGEDTVSEYGFTSDSNYEYATSDDELDMADKPIDREEDEKITITECIYCGKDSKEVERNVKHMFSEHGLFIPERSYLIDLNGLLEFLIKMIVIDHNCLCCNFHGSGLESIRAHMDSKRHCRLPYETKEERQLFAPFYDFTYDDHTISENPQNGRSSTSKLSSICRNKYDEEDAEVDTTLVPPENDINANYTTVSIDESGLELTLPTGARLGHRAGQRYYRQNLPSQPNPNESRRTVTAADRRMISGVTEKQYKKGMKKMQQLEKNAINTQIRREIKRVNFQTHYRDELLQ; encoded by the coding sequence ATGAGTTCTGCTTTTTTTACATGCAACTGCTGTGTTATTCAGTTCAAGACGAGCGATTTGCAAAGATATCACATGAAGACAGAATGGCATAGATACAACTTAAAGAGAAGAATTGCCAGCCTGCCGCCAATTGGTGCGGAACAATTTGCTGAGAAATTGCAAATTTCTGAAAAGGAACAAACTGAAAATCAGGTTGATGAATTTGGTTTCCCTGTTCTGAAGCCTATTGTGATGAACCAAAGTAACCACCATAATAAGGCGTTGCTAacaaaacagaagaagCCGATTAAGTctaaaagaggaagaaaagttgGTGCAAATTTATTAAAGAGGAGCGACAGGGATTCTGCCAAAGAAAAGCAGAATAGATCGGTATCACCTTCTGGATCAATATCTTCACAACTGTCCAATTTGACTGTAGGAACAGAAAACACAAATACAGATTACGGTGAAGATACAGTCTCTGAATACGGTTTCACTAGTGACTCTAACTATGAGTACGCTACCagtgatgatgaattaGATATGGCGGATAAGCCCATTGAtagagaagaagatgaaaagatTACAATCACGGAATGTATATATTGCGGGAAAGACAGTAAAGAAGTGGAAAGAAACGTCAAACATATGTTTAGCGAGCATGGTCTTTTCATACCTGAGAGATCATATTTGATCGATCTAAATGGTTTATTGGAGTTCTTAATAAAGATGATTGTCATTGATCATAATTGTCTATGTTGTAACTTTCACGGCTCTGGTTTGGAAAGTATAAGAGCACATATGGATTCTAAGCGTCATTGCAGACTGCCCTATGAAACAAAGGAGGAGCGTCAGCTGTTCGCCCCATTTTACGATTTCACCTACGATGACCACACTATTAGCGAAAATCCTCAGAATGGCAGATCAAGTACTTCGAAGCTTTCCTCCATCTGTAGGAACAaatatgatgaagaagatgctGAAGTAGATACCACATTGGTCCCGCCCGAAAATGACATTAATGCAAATTATACCACCGTGTCCATTGACGAATCAGGTTTAGAACTCACTTTACCAACAGGCGCAAGGCTAGGTCATCGTGCGGGGCAGAGATACTATAGGCAAAACTTACCTTCACAGCCAAATCCTAATGAAAGCAGAAGAACTGTTACTGCTGCTGATAGAAGGATGATTAGTGGCGTCACCGAGAAGCAATATAAGAAGGgtatgaagaaaatgcaaCAATTAGAGAAAAACGCCATTAATACGCAGATCCGTCGTGAGATTAAAAGGGTTAACTTTCAAACACACTACAGGGATGAGTTGTTGCAATAG
- the RPS29A gene encoding 40S ribosomal protein uS14 (Protein component of the small (40S) ribosomal subunit~similar to YLR388W), which yields MAHENVWFSHPRRYGKGSRQCRVCSSHTGLIRKYGLNICRQCFREKANDIGFNKFR from the coding sequence ATGGCTCACGAAAACGTCTGGTTCTCTCACCCAAGAAGATACGGTAAAGGCTCCCGTCAATGTCGTGTTTGTTCTTCCCACACCGGTTTGATCAGAAAATACGGCTTGAACATCTGTCGTCAATGTTTCAGAGAAAAAGCTAACGACATCggtttcaacaaatttagATAA
- the STE23 gene encoding metalloendopeptidase (Metalloprotease~similar to YLR389C): MGVALLASSSAYLIRPLLTQLVHFSPISLNFAVRRFKPFTCISHYYTTGPYSMTSNFKTFDLDFLKPDLDERSYRFIELPNKLKALLIQDPKADKAAASLDVNIGAFEDPEDLPGLAHFCEHLLFMGSEKFPDENEYSSYLSKHGGSSNAYTASQNTNYFFEVNHQHLFGALDRFSGFFSCPLFNKDSTDKEINAVNSENKKNLQNDIWRIYQLDKFLTNANHPYHKFSTGNIETLGTLPKENGLNVRDELLKFHKNFYSANLMKLCILGREDLDTLSDWTYNLFKDVANNGREVPFYAEPIMHPEHLQKIIQVHPVKDLKKLEISFTVPDMEEHWESKPPRILSHLIGHEGSGSLLAHLKKLGWANELSAGGHTVSKGNAFFAVDIDLTDNGLTHYRDVIVLIFQYIEMLKNSLPQKWIFNELQDISNATFKFKQAGSPSSTVSSLAKCLEKDYIPVDRILAMGLLTKYEPDLLTQYTDALVPENSRVTLISRSLETDSAEKWYGTAYKVVDYPKDLIKDMKSPGLNPALTLPRPNEFVSTNFKVDKIDGIKPLDEPILLLSDDVSKLWYKKDDRFWQPRGYIYLSFKLPHTHASIINSMLSTLYTQLANDALKDLQYDAACADLRISFNKTNQGLAITASGFNEKLIILLTRFLQGVTSFEPKKDRFEILKDKTIRHLKNILYEVPYSQMSNYYNAIINERSWSTAEKLEVFEKLTFEQLINFIPTIYEGVFFETLIHGNIKHEEALEVNSLIKSLIPNNINNLQVSNNRLRSYLLPKGKTFRYETALKDSRNVNSCIQHVTQLDVYSEDLSALSGLFAQLIHEPCFDTLRTKEQLGYVVFSSSLNNHGTANIRILIQSEHTTPYLEWRINNFYENFGQVLRNMTDKDFEKHKEALCNSLLQKFKNMAEESARYTAAIYLGDYNFTHRQKKAKLVANITKQQMIDFYENRIMGENASKMILHLKSQVENKELNENELDTAKYPTGQLIEDVGAFKSTLFVAPVRQPMKNFETSAPTELNNSSELDGNRK; this comes from the coding sequence ATGGGCGTAGCTCTTTTagcctcttcttctgcaTATCTAATAAGACCACTCCTGACTCAATTGGTTCACTTCTCACCTATCAGTTTAAATTTTGCCGTAAGACGCTTTAAGCCATTTACGTGTATATCGCACTATTATACAACAGGTCCTTATAGTATGACTTCCAATTTTAAGACGTTCGACCTGGACTTCCTGAAGCCAGATTTAGATGAAAGATCGTATCGGTTCATTGAGTTACCTAATAAGTTGAAGGCTCTGTTGATCCAGGACCCAAAAGCTGACAAAGCAGCCGCTTCGTTAGACGTCAATATCGGTGCCTTTGAAGATCCGGAGGACCTACCTGGATTAGCTCATTTCTGCGAgcatcttttgtttatggGTTCTGAGAAATTTCCTGATGAAAACGAATACTCAAGCTATTTAAGCAAGCATGGCGGTTCATCCAACGCGTACACAGCGTCGCAAAACACAAATTACTTTTTTGAGGTTAATCATCAACATCTATTTGGTGCGCTAGACAGGTTCTCAGGGTTTTTCTCTTGTcctcttttcaataaagattCTACTGATAAAGAGATCAACGCTGTTAACAgcgaaaacaaaaaaaatttacagaATGATATTTGGAGGATTTACCAGTTAGACAAGTTTTTGACCAATGCAAACCATCCATATCACAAATTTTCTACAGGGAATATCGAAACTTTGGGTACATTgccaaaggaaaatggGCTAAATGTTAGAGATGAATTGTTAAAGTTTCATAAGAATTTTTATTCTGCTAACTTGATGAAGCTATGTATCCTTGGCAGAGAAGATCTTGATACTCTCTCTGATTGGACTTATAATTTATTTAAGGATGTGGCCAATAACGGCCGTGAAGTACCTTTCTACGCGGAACCTATTATGCACCCTGAGCAtttgcaaaaaataattcagGTTCATCCTGTgaaagatttgaagaaactaGAAATTTCCTTCACTGTGCCTGATATGGAGGAACATTGGGAATCCAAGCCACCGAGGATATTAAGCCATTTGATCGGTCATGAAGGGTCTGGTTCTTTGTTAGcacatttgaaaaaattgggcTGGGCTAATGAACTATCTGCTGGTGGACATACAGTGTCCAAAGGAAACGCGTTTTTTGCTGTTGACATAGATTTAACGGACAACGGATTGACGCATTATCGTGATGTCATTGTCTTAATCTTCCAGTATATTgaaatgttgaaaaactcACTGCCCCAAAAATGGATATTCAATGAATTGCAAGATATTTCTAATGCCACCTTTAAATTTAAGCAGGCTGGAAGCCCCTCTTCGACAGTTTCCTCCCTAGCAAAATGCTTGGAAAAGGATTACATTCCTGTTGATAGAATTTTAGCCATGGGTTTATTAACGAAATATGAACCAGATTTGCTTACCCAATATACGGATGCTCTGGTCCCGGAAAACTCTCGTGTCACTTTGATCTCAAGAAGTTTAGAAACTGATTCCGCTGAAAAATGGTATGGTACTGCGTATAAAGTGGTAGATTATCCAAAAGATTTAATAAAAGACATGAAATCCCCAGGTTTGAACCCGGCACTAACTTTACCACGTCCTAACGAATTtgtttcaacaaatttcaaGGTTGATAAAATTGACGGTATTAAACCTTTAGATGAACctattttattgttatcCGATGACGTCAGCAAGTTATGGTACAAGAAGGATGACCGATTCTGGCAACCAAGAGGCTACATTTACTTGTCCTTTAAACTTCCACACACACACGCAAGCATTATTAATAGTATGCTTTCCACGCTATACACCCAGCTAGCTAACGATGCCTTGAAAGATCTACAATACGATGCTGCTTGTGCTGATCTTCGTATATCGTTCAATAAAACTAATCAGGGTCTTGCCATTACCGCGTCTGGcttcaatgaaaaattgatcaTTCTATTAACAAGGTTCTTACAAGGTGTTACTTCTTTCGAACCTAAGAAGGACCGTTTTGAGATTCTGAAAGATAAGACCATCCgtcatttgaaaaatattttatatgAAGTCCCCTATTCACAAATGTCAAATTACTACAACGCTATAATAAATGAACGTTCTTGGTCAACTGCAGAAAAGTTAGAAGTTTTTGAGAAATTGACATTTGAACAATTAATCAACTTCATACCTACTATTTATGAAGGcgttttttttgaaactttgaTCCACGGAAACATAAAACATGAAGAAGCATTGGAGGTGAATTCTCTAATTAAGTCATTAATTCCAAACAACATTAATAATCTGCAAGTCTCTAACAATCGTTTGAGATCCTATTTACttccaaaaggaaaaaccTTTAGATACGAAACTGCCTTAAAAGACTCTCGGAACGTTAACTCATGTATTCAACATGTCACCCAATTAGATGTCTATTCGGAAGACCTATCCGCCCTCAGCGGACTATTTGCACAGTTGATTCATGAGCCATGTTTCGATACCTTAAGAACGAAAGAGCAATTGGGCTATGTTGTTTTCAGTTCGAGTTTGAACAATCATGGTACAGCAAATATCAGGATCTTGATTCAGTCAGAACATACCACGCCATATCTAGAGTGGAGAATAAACAatttttatgaaaattttggtcAAGTTTTGAGGAATATGACGGATAAAgactttgaaaaacataaaGAGGCGTTATGCAACAGTTTATTGCAAAAGTTCAAGAATATGGCCGAGGAAAGCGCCAGATATACAGCGGCAATTTACTTGGGCGATTACAATTTCACGCATCGTCAAAAGAAGGCTAAGCTCGTTGCTAACATTACAAAACAGCAAATGATAGATTTTTATGAGAATCGTATAATGGGCGAGAACGCGTCAAAAATGATTCTCCATTTGAAATCGCAAGTGGAAAACAAAGAGCTCAATGAAAACGAATTGGACACCGCTAAATATCCAACTGGCCAGTTGATCGAAGATGTCGGAGCATTCAAGTCGACTCTGTTTGTAGCACCCGTTCGTCAaccaatgaaaaatttcgagACTTCTGCGCCTACTGAGCTGAATAACAGTTCTGAATTGGACGgaaatagaaaatga
- the CCW14 gene encoding Ccw14p, with protein sequence MRATTLLSSVVSLALLSKEVLATPPACLLACVAQVGKSSSTCDSLNQVTCYCEHENSAVKKCLDSICPNNDADAAYSAFKSSCSEQNASLGDSSSSASSSASSSSKVSSSTKASSSSTSSSTKASSSSASSSTKASSSSAVPSSSNASSTVSSSSSTKAPSSEESSSTHVSSTSEVHSSTAASSSTVSQETVSSSQPTSTAVISTFSEGSGNVLEAGKSVFIAAVAALLI encoded by the coding sequence ATGCGTGCCACTACTTTATTATCTTCAGTCGTTTCTTTGGCATTGTTGTCGAAGGAAGTCTTAGCAACACCTCCAGCTTGTTTATTGGCCTGTGTTGCTCAAGTCGGCAAATCCTCTTCCACTTGTGACTCTTTGAACCAAGTCACCTGTTACTGTGAACACGAAAACTCTGCCGTTAAGAAGTGCCTAGACTCCATCTGTCCAAACAACGACGCCGATGCTGCCTATTCTGCTTTCAAGAGTTCTTGTTCCGAACAAAATGCTTCATTAGGTGACTCCAGCAGCAGTGCCTCTTCATCCGCCTCTTCATCTAGCAAGGtctcttcttctactaAGGCTTCTTCCAGCAGCACTTCCTCCTCTACTAAAGCTTCCTCCAGTAGCGCTTCCTCCTCTACTAAAGCTTCTTCCAGCAGTGCTGTCCCATCTTCTAGCAACGCATCTTCTACCgtatcttcttcctcttccaCCAAGGCACCTTCCAGTGAAGAATCCTCTTCTACCCACGTTTCCTCCACTAGCGAAGTTCACTCTTCCACTGCTGCCTCTTCTTCAACCGTGTCCCAAGAGACAGTTTCCTCTTCCCAACCAACTTCTACCGCCGTCATTTCTACTTTCTCTGAAGGTTCTGGTAATGTTTTAGAGGCTGGAAAATCCGTTTTcattgctgctgttgccGCTTTGTTAATCTAA